One part of the Haliotis asinina isolate JCU_RB_2024 chromosome 2, JCU_Hal_asi_v2, whole genome shotgun sequence genome encodes these proteins:
- the LOC137273258 gene encoding solute carrier family 53 member 1-like — MKFAEHLGAHITPEWRKQYIQYEAMKEMLYEAQEQAPSLEVVDQSTIQRYFARFDEKFFQFCDKELAKINTFFLEKLSEANRKYANLKAELQAYMEHELKTSGSSSLRRRRPSIYARFKDKESAGMTHMRKLHDLKLAFSEFYLSLILLQNYQTLNFTGFRKILKKHDKLMQTSRGVEWRQTHVESAPFYTNKEVDHLIKDTEQSVTSELEGGNRQKAMKRLRVPPLGDQQNPWTNFKVGLFLGMFSILIIVLIIAAVFTNHHSDWEPALRMYRGMFLLIFILFLLGVNTYGWRSSGVNHVLIFEIDPRHHLTHAQLLELASFLAVVWALSVLCYLFSPTVSIPSMVFPLSMAGMLMLFLINPFKIFYYRARMWLLRVLFRIFTAPFHHVGFADFWLADQLNSLATVLLDFEYLICYFAFEVEWLGSDTEKVCTKSIYGIRAVVGCLPAWFRFAQCLRRYRDTKLLFPHVVNAGKYSTTFFVMLFSTLYKIHKEEYGEEYRQNSVFFYLWLVAAVASSCYTYTWDIKMDWGLFDKNAGENKFLREEIVYAFKAYYYFAIVEDFILRFTWSLSVSIGEGLIVHNEILKTILALLEVFRRFVWNFFRLENEHLNNCGQFRAVRDISIGPIDSSNETQIVEMMDELYGADSRRYEKRGKLLANRSKKDTRLWVDEDEERTPLMPKMKGL; from the exons GCCATGAAGGAGATGCTGTATGAAGCTCAGGAACAAGCGCCATCACTGGAAG TGGTGGATCAGAGTACCATCCAGAGGTACTTTGCACGCTTTGATGAGAAGTTCTTCCAGTTCTGTGACAAGGAACTTGCCAAGATCAACACCTTCTTCTTGG AGAAACTCTCTGAGGCCAACAGAAAGTATGCCAACCTGAAGGCCGAACTACAAGCATATATGGAGCATGAGTTGAAAACATCTGGAAGCAGCAGTCTACGCAGACGGAGGCCGAGTATTTACGCTCGATTTAAGGATAAGGAGAGCGCAGGTATGACACACATGAGGAAACTTCACGACTTGAAGCTGGCGTTCAGTGAGTTCTACCTGAGTCTCATTCTCCTGCAGAACTACCAGACTCTTAACTTCACCGGCTTCAGGAAGATCCTCAAGAAACATGACAAG ctGATGCAGACGAGCCGTGGTGTGGAGTGGAGACAAACACACGTGGAGTCTGCGCCGTTCTACACAAACAAGGAGGTGGACCATCTGATCAAGGATACAGAG CAAAGTGTGACAAGTGAGCTGGAAGGGGGAAACAGACAGAAGGCCATGAAGAGACTGAGAGTGCCGCCCCTTGGGGACCAG CAAAATCCATGGACCAACTTCAAAGTGGGATTGTTTCTCGGCATGTTTTCAATCCTCATTATCGTCCTCATCATCGCAG CTGTGTTCACAAACCATCACTCTGACTGGGAACCAGCTCTCCGCATGTACCGCGGGATGTTCCTCCTCATCTTCATCCTCTTTCTGCTGGGGGTCAACACGTACGGTTGGAGGTCATCCGGGGTTAACCATGTGCTCATCTTCGAGATCGACCCCCGCCATCATTTGACACATGCTCAGTTGCTAGAG CTGGCATCATTCCTGGCTGTGGTGTGGGCATTGAGTGTGCTTTGCTACCTGTTCAGCCCAACTGTCTCCATCCCCTCGATGGTGTTCCCGCTGTCCATGGCGGGGATGTTGATGCTGTTCCTCATCAACCCCTTCAAGATATTCTACTACCGAGCCCGAATGTGGCTCCTCAGGGTGCTG TTCCGTATCTTCACTGCTCCATTCCACCATGTGGGCTTTGCTGACTTTTGGCTGGCTGATCAGCTAAACAGCCTGGCCACTGTGCTGCTTGACTTCGAATACCTCATCTGCTACTTTGCCTTCGAGGTGGAGTGGCTTGGCAGTGATACTG AGAAGGTGTGCACCAAGAGTATCTATGGTATCCGAGCCGTGGTTGGTTGCCTTCCTGCCTGGTTCCGATTTGCTCAGTGCCTTCGGCGTTACCGTGACACCAAGCTCCTGTTCCCTCATGTGGTCAACGCAGGGAAGTACTCAACAACCTTCTTTGTCATGCTCTTCTCCACTCTGTACAAGATACATAAAG AGGAGTATGGTGAGGAGTACAGGCAGAACAGCGTGTTCTTCTACCTGTGGCTGGTAGCAGCAGTAGCCAGCTCCTGCTACACCTACACCTGGGACATCAAGATGGACTGGGGATTGTTCGACAAAAATGCTGGTGAAAACAAATTTCTCAGGGAGGAAATTGTCTATGCTTTTAAG gCTTACTACTACTTTGCAATCGTGGAGGATTTCATTCTTCGATTCACATGGTCACTGTCTGTGTCTATAGGAGAGGGTCTCATTGTACACAATGAAATACTTAAAACAATACTTGCATTGTTGGAGGTTTTCAG GCGGTTTGTATGGAATTTCTTCCGTCTGGAGAACGAGCATCTCAACAACTGTGGTCAGTTCCGAGCAGTTAGAGACATCTCTATTGGACCAATTGACTCCAGCAATGAGACGCAGATAGTGGAGATGATGGACGAGCTTTACGGTGCTGACTCGAGGCGGTATGAGAAACGAGGAAAACTTCTTGCAAACAG ATCCAAGAAAGACACTCGCCTCTGGgtggatgaggatgaggaaAGGACCCCACTCATGCCCAAAATGAAGGGGTTGTGA